TGCGACAAATTTCATCATTTTTTGTCACAACTAACTGATTTTCAATAGCGATTTTTCAACATGGCAACAGGGGCGGACAAGTCAGGACTACCATTGATGTCACAACTCCAGATTTCACCCTGATCCCAGCTCCTGTTACTCTGAGCTCCGCCGCTGTCATCCTGAGTGTTTGAAGTGACGACCCGAAAAATAAGTTAGCTTCAAACGTATCGAAGGAGACAGCGAAAATCAATATGTTTATGGAAATTTTCTAACACTCACATATATAGTAACTTGTAGAGGCAAATTTTAAAAGGGATTGGAATACATTATTGTTTTATTGTTCTTTGATAAATATAGTTCTGAATAGAATTCCGACATTCTGACAATTTTCAATTTGTCACTTTGATTTAATTCAAAAAATGATTGATCAAAAAATTCATGGGACAATTCGTTTCTATAGAAGTATAAATTATAAAATAATAATCTTGTGAATGAACGAAAAGAGCTTAGGATTTTAAAAGCTCCTGTTTTTGTATTAGGCAAGATGATTCTCATTTGAAAGAATCCTAATGATTTTTCGAAACGACCTAATTTTGGTATATCAACTACGTTTTTCTCAGCATACTCAAATGGTTTCGAATTCTCTGGCTCGTCACAATTGTAATAGTTGTAATACTTTTTTGCCAATTGTTTTGGGTTGTATATCTTGTCATTGAAGTACAAAATACCCTCTTCGTCAATAGTAATTCTGAATCCCATCTCCTGTATTCCGCATGGCATTTTATTTGGTTCCCTAAAAACAAAGATAAGGCTACATTTTGAGCCCAAAGGAAATTCTTCAAATAGAAATGCTTGTTCACTGTTATTCATTAGTAGAGGCACAATAAGATTCTTATAATAGTTTAAACATGAGGCATTCTCTTCGCTTAGATATCTAATGATAGTCATCGTTTTGATATCATCGATTGTGTAAAGCTCAGCATTGCCCTCAACTTTTTTATTTGTGCATGCGGCAACTAAAACAGAAACTAACAAGATGGAAAAACCTTTAAGCATAGATCGTTTGAATCTATAAATTTATTAAGTAACATGGAATATCTTTAAGCAAATCAGTTTTCGGATTAAAATTTTGAAAAATGATAATTTAAGTTCTTTTCATGCCTTGTTTTCGTTATTCATCTGTGTAGAGGGAAATTTAAAAATGAAACAATTTTTATACAACCAAAAATACATATAAAAATATTTTCATGTATTGAAATATGAGATTTCAAAAGTACTTCAAGGTGCAGTCATAGTACCGACCGAAAGCGACGAAATGTTCAAACGCTCCTTCTTCCTTCTCATTTCCTTGTTCCTTATTCATCTTAATTTCATGAAGCTCGTCAAGTTCATAATGTAGAAAGGCACTTTTTATAGTTGTCAGTTGTGAGTAGTCAGAGACCAGTTTTAATGTCACTCATACTCTCACATTTGCGAAGCACACATCGACGCAGTCGCACATTTCCACACTTCCTTGTTCAGTGTTCAAATCACCCTTCAAATCAAAAATCTCAAATCTGATATCTTAAATCATCACTTCGCCCAGCCATCCTTCAGCGTCACCGTCCGATTGAAAACCGGCTTTCCTTCAGGGCTTTCCTTGTCAGGAACAAAATATCCGAGCCGCTCAAACTGAAAGTATTGTCCCGGTTTTGCGTCTGCCAGTGCGGGCTCGCAATATGCAGTAACCGTTTTTATGCTGTCGGGATTCAGGTAATCAACAAATGTTTTTCCTTCTTCGGCATCGTCAGGTGCGTGAACCGTGAAAAGCCGGTCGTAGAGTCGTGTTTCGCAGGCTACAGCTTGCTTTGCGGGAACCCAGTGAATCGTTCCTTTTACCTTGCGGCCATCAGGACTATTTCCACCGCGACTGGCCGGATCAATTTCTCCGTAAATTTCAATCACACTTCCGTTTTCGTCTTTTTTGCATCCGGTGCATTTTACGAAATAGGCATAACGCAGACGTACTTCATTGCCCTGATACAGACGGTGATAGCCTTTTACGGGTTCTTCCATGAAATCCTCGCGCTCGATGTATAATTCACGTCCGAAAGGAATTTCGCGGGTTCCGGCTGCTTCGTCTTCCGGATTATTGATGGCCGTTAAAAGATCGGTGTTGGCATCGTCGAAATTCGTGATAATCAGTTTCACCGGATTCAGCACGGCCATGCGGCGTTCGGCGCGTTTGTTCAGGTCTTCGCGTACGCAGAATTCAAGCAAACCAAGTTCAATTACATTCTCGCGTTTTGCAATGCCCACCTTGTCGGCAAACATTCGGATGGATTCGGCTGTATATCCACGACGACGCATCCCGCTGATGGTCGGCATCCGCGGATCGTCCCAGCCATTTACGTATTTTTCGTTGACCAGCTGCAGCAGTTTACGCTTGCTCATCACGGTATAACTCAGATTCAGTCGTGCAAATTCAATTTGCTGTGGCGCATGAATGCCGATGTTTGCAATGAACCATTCATATAATGGGCGATGTACTTCAAACTCAAGCGTGCAAACCGAATGGGTGATGCCTTCCATCGAATCGCTCTGTCCGTGCGCATAATCATACATTGGATAAATGTTCCACTTATTTCCTGTGCGGTGGTGTTCCGAATGCAGAATGCGGTACATAATGGCATCGCGCATGTGCATGTTGGGTGAGTTCAGATCAATTTTGGCGCGTAAAACCATGGCCCCATCAGGAAATGCGCCATCGCGCATGCGACGGAATAATTGCATGTTTTCTTCAGGCGTGCGGTCACGATGTTCGCAGGCAATGCCCGGGCGCGTAGGCGTGGTGCGGTTTGCGCTGATTGTTTCCTGACTGCATTCGCACACATAGGCTTTGCCGCCCTGAAT
The Bacteroidetes bacterium GWF2_43_63 DNA segment above includes these coding regions:
- a CDS encoding glutamine--tRNA ligase; protein product: MADEKINLPEEGKVQKNFIEEIIDSHLESGRFNYVLTRFPPEPNGYLHIGHAKSICLNFGLARKYNGKCNLRFDDTNPTREEVEYVDSIKEDVKWLGFEWANEFYASDYFQQLYDWAEKLIQGGKAYVCECSQETISANRTTPTRPGIACEHRDRTPEENMQLFRRMRDGAFPDGAMVLRAKIDLNSPNMHMRDAIMYRILHSEHHRTGNKWNIYPMYDYAHGQSDSMEGITHSVCTLEFEVHRPLYEWFIANIGIHAPQQIEFARLNLSYTVMSKRKLLQLVNEKYVNGWDDPRMPTISGMRRRGYTAESIRMFADKVGIAKRENVIELGLLEFCVREDLNKRAERRMAVLNPVKLIITNFDDANTDLLTAINNPEDEAAGTREIPFGRELYIEREDFMEEPVKGYHRLYQGNEVRLRYAYFVKCTGCKKDENGSVIEIYGEIDPASRGGNSPDGRKVKGTIHWVPAKQAVACETRLYDRLFTVHAPDDAEEGKTFVDYLNPDSIKTVTAYCEPALADAKPGQYFQFERLGYFVPDKESPEGKPVFNRTVTLKDGWAK